From the genome of Amycolatopsis sp. NBC_01488, one region includes:
- a CDS encoding hydantoinase B/oxoprolinase family protein, with the protein MSVDPILVGLFGNRLHSILAEQQNALVNTAFSAVVRESLDLACAVFDSRGEMIGQSVGGTPGHINAMATGMHHFAAAYPPERLEPGDVLLTNDPWQTAGQINDITVATPVFLRGKLVAWFASCCHAPDIGGRLVSAEAHEVFEEGLRLPILKFLRAGEVNAELERLVRANVRTPEETIGDLYAQVTGNEVGAASLLRLLDEFGLDSLDDVAAEIMNRSEKALRDALRELPDGVYTNEIVTDGFDDEEIVLRVTATVDGDEIHLDFAGSSPQSRRGINVVLNYTRAYASFAVKAAISPEVPHNAGSFRPVHVTAPEGSVLNCLPPAPVASRHLIGHFLPSLLIGALPGVAIAPSADALWMTIWRGPGFMLNVFQTGGMGARSDQDGLNTTGFPSGLRSTPTEVIETMAPLVQRSRELRVDSGGAGRWRGGLGQVTTMAARDVSSWSVNGNVDRVRAAASGVDGGGPGAAGRFGLRDGDDLPAKSRVPLARESVVDVTLPGGGGYGPPFARPVAAVLTDVVEGYVSVEAARAIYGVEVRYLGDPAALVRLPEDYAVDEEQTARLRAGK; encoded by the coding sequence GTGAGCGTCGACCCGATCCTCGTCGGCCTGTTCGGCAACCGGCTGCACTCGATCCTCGCCGAGCAGCAGAACGCGCTGGTCAACACGGCCTTCTCCGCGGTCGTCCGCGAATCGCTCGACCTGGCCTGCGCGGTGTTCGACTCGCGTGGGGAGATGATCGGCCAGTCCGTCGGCGGCACACCCGGCCACATCAACGCGATGGCCACCGGCATGCACCACTTCGCCGCCGCGTACCCGCCGGAGCGGCTCGAACCCGGGGACGTCCTGCTCACCAACGACCCGTGGCAGACCGCCGGGCAGATCAACGACATCACCGTCGCGACGCCGGTGTTCCTGCGCGGCAAGCTCGTCGCGTGGTTCGCGTCCTGCTGCCACGCGCCGGACATCGGCGGCCGGCTCGTCTCCGCCGAGGCGCACGAGGTCTTCGAAGAAGGCCTGCGGCTGCCCATCCTGAAGTTCCTGCGCGCGGGGGAAGTCAACGCCGAGCTGGAACGGCTGGTCCGGGCCAACGTGCGGACGCCGGAGGAGACCATCGGCGACCTGTACGCGCAGGTCACCGGCAACGAGGTCGGCGCGGCGAGCCTGCTGCGCCTCCTGGACGAGTTCGGGCTCGACTCCCTCGACGACGTCGCCGCCGAGATCATGAACCGTTCCGAGAAGGCCCTGCGCGACGCGCTGCGGGAACTGCCCGACGGCGTCTACACCAACGAAATCGTCACCGACGGCTTCGACGACGAAGAGATCGTGCTGCGCGTCACGGCCACTGTGGACGGTGACGAAATCCACCTCGACTTCGCGGGTTCGTCGCCGCAGAGCCGTCGCGGCATCAACGTCGTGCTCAACTACACGCGGGCGTACGCGTCGTTCGCGGTCAAGGCGGCGATCTCGCCGGAGGTGCCGCACAACGCGGGGTCGTTCCGGCCGGTGCACGTCACCGCGCCCGAAGGCTCGGTGCTGAACTGCCTGCCACCCGCGCCGGTCGCGTCCCGGCACCTGATCGGCCACTTCCTGCCGTCGCTGCTGATCGGCGCGTTGCCGGGCGTCGCGATCGCGCCGAGCGCGGACGCGCTGTGGATGACCATCTGGCGCGGCCCCGGGTTCATGCTCAACGTCTTCCAGACCGGCGGCATGGGCGCGCGGTCGGACCAGGACGGGCTGAACACCACGGGATTCCCGAGTGGACTGCGATCCACGCCGACCGAGGTCATCGAGACGATGGCACCGCTGGTCCAGCGTTCCCGCGAGTTGCGAGTGGACTCCGGCGGCGCCGGACGGTGGCGCGGCGGTCTCGGACAGGTGACCACGATGGCGGCTCGCGACGTGAGTTCGTGGAGCGTCAACGGGAACGTCGACCGCGTGCGCGCCGCAGCGTCCGGTGTGGACGGTGGCGGGCCCGGTGCGGCCGGTCGTTTCGGGCTGCGCGACGGAGACGACCTGCCCGCGAAGAGCCGGGTGCCGCTGGCGCGTGAGTCCGTTGTGGACGTCACCCTTCCCGGTGGCGGGGGCTACGGGCCGCCGTTCGCACGGCCGGTGGCGGCGGTGCTCACCGACGTCGTCGAGGGGTACGTCTCGGTGGAAGCGGCGCGCGCGATCTACGGCGTCGAGGTGCGGTACCTCGGTGACCCGGCCGCGCTCGTCCGGCTTCCGGAGGACTACGCGGTGGACGAAGAGCAGACAGCACGACTGAGAGCGGGTAAGTGA
- a CDS encoding SDR family NAD(P)-dependent oxidoreductase has product MSRLAGKVAVVFGGARGIGLATVKEFLAEGATVFASDIREPAESVDGYRHSIVDATDEDAVAAFVDGVLAEAGHIDVLVNNVGIHLGKPLADTTLAEFDNIFALNVRAAFLGTRAVLPHMIERKAGSIVTTSSNGGVMGRPGDPVYNATKHALVGLTKSIAVAHAHQGIRANTVNPGAIDTDMLRSTLNSPEEFETKQHQLVASTPAARVGEAWEVAKAIVFLASDESRFVNGVVLPIDGAKAAGAMPGNRYSLDFELGVR; this is encoded by the coding sequence ATGAGTCGGTTGGCCGGCAAGGTGGCGGTCGTCTTCGGCGGCGCGCGGGGCATCGGCCTCGCGACGGTGAAGGAGTTCCTCGCCGAGGGCGCGACGGTGTTCGCTTCCGACATCCGCGAGCCCGCGGAGTCCGTCGACGGCTACCGGCACTCCATAGTGGACGCCACCGACGAAGACGCCGTGGCGGCGTTCGTCGACGGCGTGCTCGCCGAGGCCGGCCACATCGACGTCCTGGTCAACAACGTCGGCATCCACCTCGGCAAGCCTCTCGCGGACACGACGCTGGCCGAGTTCGACAACATCTTCGCGCTCAACGTGCGCGCCGCCTTCCTCGGCACGCGCGCCGTGCTGCCGCACATGATCGAGCGCAAGGCCGGCAGCATCGTGACGACGTCGTCGAACGGCGGCGTGATGGGCCGTCCCGGCGATCCGGTCTACAACGCCACCAAGCACGCGCTGGTCGGGCTGACGAAGTCGATCGCCGTCGCGCACGCGCACCAGGGCATCCGCGCCAACACGGTGAACCCCGGCGCGATCGACACGGACATGCTGCGCAGCACGCTGAACTCGCCCGAGGAGTTCGAGACCAAGCAGCACCAGCTGGTCGCGAGCACCCCCGCGGCGCGCGTCGGCGAGGCGTGGGAGGTCGCGAAGGCCATCGTGTTCCTGGCCAGCGACGAGTCGCGGTTCGTCAACGGCGTCGTGCTGCCGATCGACGGCGCGAAGGCCGCGGGTGCGATGCCGGGCAACCGCTACAGCCTCGACTTCGAGCTCGGCGTCAGGTAG
- a CDS encoding GntR family transcriptional regulator, translating into MSVDASGLESERHLLERSGTAERVAAILRQYITDGVFAPGERLSEPVISSALGVSRNTLRESFQLLAHERLAVHELNRGVFVRELTTEDIEDLYVVRRATECGALRRAAELSTVDLMPVEQALRDGRTATAAEDWPAVGTANIHFHQALVDLAGSERISATMRQVLAETRLFFVLNENTREFYEPFLDCHEQILRDLRGGRFDVAEAALDRYLRDAEALLLALSGRAEGR; encoded by the coding sequence ATGTCCGTCGATGCCTCGGGGCTGGAGAGCGAGCGGCACCTGCTCGAGCGCAGCGGCACCGCCGAGCGGGTCGCCGCGATCCTGCGCCAGTACATCACCGACGGCGTCTTCGCCCCCGGTGAGCGGCTTTCCGAGCCGGTGATCAGCTCGGCGCTCGGCGTCTCGCGCAACACACTGCGCGAGTCGTTCCAGCTGCTGGCGCACGAGCGGCTGGCGGTGCACGAGCTGAACCGCGGCGTGTTCGTCCGCGAACTGACCACAGAGGACATCGAAGACCTCTACGTCGTCCGCCGTGCCACCGAATGCGGCGCCCTGCGGCGCGCGGCCGAGTTGTCCACTGTGGACCTGATGCCGGTCGAGCAGGCCCTGCGCGACGGCCGCACGGCGACGGCCGCCGAGGACTGGCCGGCGGTCGGCACCGCCAACATCCACTTCCACCAGGCCCTCGTGGACCTCGCGGGCAGCGAGCGCATCTCCGCGACGATGCGCCAGGTGCTCGCCGAGACGCGGTTGTTCTTCGTCCTCAACGAGAACACGCGCGAGTTCTACGAGCCGTTCCTGGACTGCCACGAGCAGATCCTGCGTGACCTGCGTGGCGGCCGGTTCGACGTCGCGGAAGCCGCGCTGGACCGCTACCTCCGCGACGCCGAGGCGTTGCTGCTGGCGCTCAGCGGCCGTGCGGAAGGCCGGTGA
- a CDS encoding CaiB/BaiF CoA transferase family protein, which yields MPADHAGFRPLDGIKVVDLSRILAGPYCTQYLGEMGADVVKVEPPGHGDDTRGWGPPFVGETDEAVYYLAANRNKRGIVLDLKSDRGREALRRLVADADVLVENFRPGTLEKWGLGYAALAELNPRLIHVSITGFGQTGPYRDRAGYDLVAQALGGVMSLTGEPDGAPAKVGLPVADLNAGTWAIIAVLMALQARHTTGRGQYLDVSLLDSQLAWHVYAAGAHFYDAPRPRRMGSAHPSIVPYQAYHVADGWLIIAVGSEKLWHAFCGVLGLDIAADPRFSSNALRAAHRDELNAVLEPVLLTRTAADWLKSFDEAGIPAAPINEIDDVYADPWTAARDQVVRLPHPTVGTYLGTGFPVKASDTPARPTSAPPTLGQHTAEVLAELGYSAEEIAEFL from the coding sequence ATGCCCGCTGACCACGCCGGATTCCGCCCGCTGGACGGGATCAAGGTCGTCGACCTGTCCCGCATCCTCGCCGGGCCGTACTGCACGCAGTACCTCGGCGAGATGGGCGCGGACGTGGTGAAGGTCGAGCCGCCCGGGCACGGCGACGACACCCGCGGCTGGGGACCGCCGTTCGTCGGCGAGACCGACGAAGCCGTGTACTACCTGGCGGCGAATCGGAACAAGCGCGGCATCGTGCTCGACCTCAAGAGCGACCGCGGCCGCGAAGCCCTTCGCCGTCTGGTGGCCGATGCGGACGTGCTCGTCGAGAACTTCCGTCCGGGGACGCTGGAGAAGTGGGGGCTCGGGTACGCGGCTTTGGCGGAGCTGAACCCACGCCTGATCCACGTGTCGATCACCGGGTTCGGGCAGACGGGCCCCTACCGCGATCGCGCGGGCTACGACCTGGTGGCGCAGGCGCTCGGCGGCGTGATGTCGCTGACCGGCGAGCCCGACGGCGCGCCGGCGAAGGTCGGGCTGCCGGTGGCGGACCTGAACGCGGGGACGTGGGCGATCATCGCGGTGCTGATGGCGCTGCAGGCCCGCCACACGACCGGTCGCGGCCAGTACCTCGACGTGTCCCTTTTGGACAGTCAGCTGGCCTGGCACGTGTACGCCGCGGGCGCGCACTTCTACGACGCGCCCCGGCCGCGCCGGATGGGGTCGGCGCACCCGAGCATCGTCCCGTACCAGGCCTACCACGTCGCGGACGGCTGGCTGATCATCGCGGTCGGCAGCGAAAAGCTGTGGCACGCGTTCTGCGGCGTGCTCGGCCTGGACATCGCCGCGGACCCGCGGTTTTCGTCGAACGCTCTTCGCGCCGCCCACCGCGACGAGCTGAACGCGGTGCTCGAGCCGGTGCTGCTGACGCGCACGGCGGCGGACTGGCTGAAGTCCTTCGACGAGGCGGGCATCCCGGCGGCCCCGATCAACGAGATCGATGACGTCTACGCGGACCCGTGGACCGCCGCCCGCGACCAGGTGGTCCGGCTGCCGCACCCGACGGTGGGAACGTACCTGGGGACGGGGTTCCCGGTGAAGGCGTCGGACACGCCGGCGCGTCCGACGTCGGCGCCGCCCACCCTGGGGCAGCACACGGCGGAGGTGCTGGCGGAGCTGGGCTACTCGGCGGAGGAGATCGCGGAGTTCCTCTGA
- a CDS encoding aminotransferase family protein: MSAQHALWHPFADMGAVDGDRMVITRGEGSYVWDDAGRRYFDATASLWYANFGHGRPEITEAVTKQLQTLDSYNLFGYNANEPAIELADRVAALAPTPGSKVFFGSGGGDVIDTAVKLARAYFAQTGRPEKAHVIGRAQGYHGTHGFGTAVGGIPANAAGVGPQPPEFSHVPFDSAPALEAEIERVGASRVAAFFCEPVIGAGGVLLPPDGYLEEVAAICRRHDVLFVADCVIAAWGRLGTWFGIDRWAVRPDMITTAKGITGGTIPLGALVVAPRVAEPFFTGAPGAPIFRHGATYAGHPVACAAGLATLDIYERDGLIPRGRELEKPLADAVSGVTGHPLVAEVRAGLGFLAAVELTAEVMDADPGAPVKLQRACRDEGVIVRNLGRGVAVSPPLVAGEPELDLLASALPKALDRLAAQS, translated from the coding sequence ATGTCAGCACAGCACGCCCTTTGGCACCCGTTCGCCGACATGGGCGCGGTCGACGGCGACCGGATGGTCATCACGCGCGGTGAGGGCTCCTACGTCTGGGACGACGCCGGCCGCCGCTACTTCGACGCCACCGCGTCGCTCTGGTACGCGAACTTCGGCCACGGGCGCCCCGAGATCACCGAGGCCGTCACCAAGCAACTCCAGACGCTCGACTCGTACAACCTGTTCGGCTACAACGCCAACGAACCGGCGATCGAGCTGGCCGACCGCGTCGCCGCGCTGGCGCCGACGCCGGGGTCGAAGGTCTTCTTCGGCTCGGGCGGTGGGGACGTCATCGACACTGCCGTGAAGCTCGCGCGGGCGTACTTCGCGCAGACCGGGCGGCCGGAGAAGGCGCACGTCATCGGCCGCGCGCAGGGCTACCACGGCACGCACGGCTTCGGCACGGCCGTCGGCGGCATCCCGGCCAACGCGGCCGGCGTCGGGCCGCAGCCGCCGGAGTTCTCGCACGTCCCGTTCGACAGCGCTCCGGCGCTGGAAGCCGAGATCGAGCGGGTGGGCGCTTCGCGGGTGGCGGCCTTCTTCTGCGAGCCGGTGATCGGCGCGGGCGGCGTACTGCTGCCGCCGGACGGCTACCTCGAGGAAGTGGCCGCGATCTGCCGCCGCCACGACGTGCTGTTCGTCGCGGACTGCGTGATCGCCGCGTGGGGCCGGCTCGGGACGTGGTTCGGCATCGACCGCTGGGCGGTGCGACCGGACATGATCACGACGGCCAAGGGCATCACCGGCGGCACGATCCCGCTGGGCGCGCTGGTCGTGGCGCCGCGGGTGGCGGAGCCGTTCTTCACGGGCGCGCCGGGCGCGCCGATCTTCCGCCACGGCGCGACGTACGCGGGCCACCCGGTGGCGTGCGCGGCGGGCTTGGCGACGCTGGACATCTACGAGCGCGACGGTCTCATTCCCCGCGGCCGCGAGCTGGAGAAACCCCTGGCCGACGCGGTGTCCGGGGTGACCGGGCACCCGCTGGTGGCGGAGGTCCGGGCGGGGCTGGGCTTCCTCGCGGCGGTCGAGCTGACGGCAGAGGTCATGGACGCCGACCCGGGCGCACCGGTGAAGCTGCAGCGCGCGTGCCGGGACGAGGGCGTGATCGTGCGGAACCTCGGGCGCGGTGTCGCGGTGTCGCCGCCGCTGGTCGCGGGGGAGCCGGAGCTGGACCTGCTGGCCTCGGCACTGCCGAAGGCGCTGGACCGGCTGGCGGCGCAGAGCTGA
- a CDS encoding VOC family protein, producing MAHDFQVVVDTADPHVLADWWAETLGWPVEPTDEDFVREMIAKGYAKEEETRTYRGALVWRTGAAIRHPDSPPEGPPRRILFQEVPEPKTVKNRLHIDVWVGADNVEATLEKLTARGAKFLWRGRQGPHSWVTMADPEGNEFCVS from the coding sequence ATGGCGCATGACTTCCAGGTAGTGGTGGATACGGCCGACCCGCACGTGCTCGCCGACTGGTGGGCCGAGACGCTCGGCTGGCCGGTGGAACCGACCGACGAGGACTTCGTCCGCGAGATGATCGCGAAGGGGTACGCGAAGGAGGAGGAAACCCGGACCTACCGCGGCGCCCTGGTCTGGCGGACGGGCGCGGCGATCCGCCACCCGGACTCCCCACCCGAAGGTCCACCCCGGCGGATCTTGTTCCAGGAGGTTCCGGAACCGAAGACCGTGAAGAACCGCCTCCACATCGACGTCTGGGTCGGCGCGGATAACGTTGAAGCGACGCTGGAGAAGCTGACGGCGCGCGGGGCGAAGTTCCTGTGGCGCGGGCGTCAGGGACCGCACAGCTGGGTGACGATGGCGGACCCGGAGGGCAACGAGTTCTGCGTCTCGTGA
- a CDS encoding GNAT family N-acetyltransferase — translation MIRLAHPGDLPALVDIEREAGDLFRALDMAAIADDDPGSVAELAVYQADGRAWVSVADDRPVAYLIAEVVDGCAHVEQVSVRPSHARRGLGSALIETLAEWAVSRGLPALTLTTFAAVPWNAPYYERLRFRVLADAEIGDELRAIRRAEAARGLDAWPRVAMIRPL, via the coding sequence GTGATCCGCCTCGCGCACCCCGGCGACCTGCCCGCGTTGGTCGACATCGAACGCGAGGCAGGCGACTTGTTCCGCGCGCTCGACATGGCCGCGATCGCCGACGACGACCCGGGTTCGGTGGCGGAACTGGCGGTGTACCAGGCCGACGGCCGCGCCTGGGTGAGCGTGGCCGACGACCGGCCCGTGGCGTACCTCATCGCCGAGGTCGTCGACGGGTGCGCCCACGTCGAGCAGGTCTCCGTGCGGCCCTCGCACGCACGGCGCGGGCTCGGCAGCGCGTTGATCGAGACGCTCGCCGAGTGGGCCGTTTCTCGCGGGTTGCCTGCACTCACGCTCACGACGTTCGCCGCCGTGCCGTGGAACGCGCCGTACTACGAGCGGCTGCGGTTCCGCGTCCTGGCCGACGCGGAAATCGGCGACGAGCTGCGGGCGATCCGCCGCGCGGAAGCGGCGCGCGGCTTGGACGCCTGGCCGCGCGTGGCGATGATCCGACCACTCTGA
- a CDS encoding IclR family transcriptional regulator, with protein MTPAVSAVDGSATTAPRRTPGASSSRKVLQLLLAFSERRWEASVAELAATIGTPVATTYRYVALLKELQLLEEGRAGHYHLTSQVMPLARAAQLANDLVRLAKPSMEEAARELGETVMLFQQFGDAAVCTDRVECDRAMRFTFEPGHSLPLGVGASGKMLLALLPEIERDRRLAPIAELRGTAVRDELKHALENQYSVSSGEIDEGVWACSVPVPTYGRRPTVLTMAGPAARITEEARHTAITALRGYATRIQRTISSYSL; from the coding sequence ATGACGCCTGCCGTCAGTGCCGTCGACGGTTCCGCCACCACCGCCCCGCGCCGCACCCCCGGCGCCAGCAGTTCCCGGAAGGTCCTGCAGCTGCTCCTCGCCTTTTCCGAAAGACGCTGGGAGGCCAGCGTCGCCGAGCTCGCCGCGACGATCGGCACCCCGGTCGCGACGACGTACCGCTACGTGGCGCTGCTGAAGGAGCTGCAACTGCTCGAAGAGGGCAGGGCGGGGCACTACCACCTCACCAGCCAGGTGATGCCGCTCGCGCGCGCCGCGCAGCTGGCGAACGACCTCGTGCGGCTGGCGAAGCCGTCCATGGAAGAAGCCGCGCGGGAGCTCGGCGAGACGGTGATGCTCTTCCAGCAGTTCGGCGACGCCGCCGTGTGCACGGACCGCGTCGAGTGCGACCGGGCCATGCGGTTCACGTTCGAGCCGGGGCATTCGCTGCCGCTCGGCGTCGGCGCGTCCGGCAAGATGCTGCTCGCGCTGCTGCCCGAGATCGAGCGCGACCGGCGGCTGGCGCCGATCGCCGAGCTGCGCGGCACGGCCGTGCGCGACGAGCTCAAGCACGCGCTGGAGAACCAGTATTCGGTCAGCTCCGGCGAAATCGACGAAGGCGTTTGGGCGTGTTCGGTGCCGGTGCCCACCTACGGGCGGCGGCCGACGGTGCTGACCATGGCCGGCCCGGCCGCGCGGATTACCGAAGAAGCCCGGCACACGGCGATCACCGCCCTGCGCGGGTACGCGACCCGCATCCAGCGCACGATTTCGTCTTATTCGCTGTGA
- a CDS encoding family 16 glycoside hydrolase produces the protein MFRKLLGVLAAGIVVGSALAPVAAAAENPYGDPNLISMFDGSDLSAWTSSKAGLWSVKNGVVHGNGTARGWLYYNKQQVGTFRWIFNVRQVKGNHKPTVLIWGTTDPIRDALSAIQFQPPNGGHWDYRPGHNDGGGKLFQQLAHTTIDIKKWAQCELIGDLTTGVARMACCPLTGTAVTCKGVEVLRFTDKTAGRVGPLALQVHNSGIQDEYRGLYVESPVVTKPGEFLTM, from the coding sequence ATGTTCCGCAAGCTCCTTGGCGTGCTGGCCGCGGGGATCGTCGTGGGTTCGGCACTGGCGCCGGTCGCGGCGGCCGCCGAAAACCCTTACGGCGACCCGAACCTGATCTCGATGTTCGACGGCAGTGACCTGAGCGCCTGGACGTCGTCGAAAGCCGGCCTGTGGTCGGTGAAGAACGGCGTCGTCCACGGCAATGGCACCGCGCGCGGCTGGTTGTACTACAACAAACAGCAGGTCGGCACGTTTCGGTGGATATTCAATGTCCGGCAGGTCAAGGGCAACCACAAACCGACCGTGCTGATCTGGGGCACCACCGACCCGATCCGCGACGCGCTGAGCGCCATCCAGTTCCAGCCGCCGAACGGCGGGCACTGGGACTACCGGCCCGGCCACAACGACGGCGGCGGCAAGCTGTTCCAGCAGCTGGCGCACACGACGATCGACATCAAGAAGTGGGCGCAGTGCGAGCTGATCGGCGACCTGACGACCGGCGTGGCCCGGATGGCGTGCTGCCCGCTCACCGGGACGGCCGTGACCTGCAAGGGCGTCGAAGTGCTGCGGTTCACCGACAAGACCGCCGGGCGCGTCGGCCCGCTCGCGCTGCAGGTGCACAACTCCGGGATCCAGGACGAGTACCGCGGGCTCTACGTCGAGTCACCGGTGGTGACGAAACCGGGCGAGTTCCTCACCATGTGA
- a CDS encoding PH domain-containing protein translates to MLLIRPVLDLARSLPVLLGALLVGHGEPWQWVGLAFTAVAVCTGVSHVLTSRYRITETQVEWHTGLLLRKQRAIPRDRIRTVDVTSEPKHRLFSLAAARIGTGRHSHGKGPGKDELVLDAVTVAEAQRLRTLLLHRKAVETAAEAAPPEQVIAVVDKKWLRYAPFTLSGIAVVGAAVGTVYHFAHELHFDPVRFSLVQTVVGHFADTPTWVSLVLAAAGLLVLVSLLSIGGYVLSFWNFRLTREPAGTLHIRRGLITTRSVSIEEDRLRGVEIREPLPLRLAGGARCVAIAGGLREGKGADKSGGLLLPPAPLAKAHEVVAEVLGEDPAATPLTRHPRRALYRRLSRAVFGVLLLAAALYALAWLGDWPDWPWQVALVLVPFAALVGWDRYRGLGHALTGRYLVTRSGSLDRGTAAVRCDGMTGVVVERSYFQRRAGLVTVIAPVAAGKGHYRVLDVGEAAGLALADQAVPGLLTPFLTGQRDRG, encoded by the coding sequence ATGCTGCTCATCCGGCCGGTGCTGGACCTGGCGCGGTCCCTGCCGGTGCTGCTGGGCGCGCTGCTCGTCGGCCACGGCGAGCCGTGGCAGTGGGTCGGCCTCGCCTTCACCGCGGTGGCCGTGTGCACCGGCGTCTCGCACGTGCTGACCTCGCGCTACCGGATCACCGAGACGCAGGTCGAGTGGCACACCGGGCTGCTGCTGCGCAAGCAGCGAGCCATCCCCCGCGACCGGATCCGCACGGTCGACGTCACTTCCGAACCGAAGCACCGGCTGTTCTCGCTGGCGGCCGCGCGGATCGGCACCGGGCGGCACTCGCACGGCAAGGGGCCGGGCAAGGACGAGCTCGTCCTCGACGCCGTCACGGTCGCCGAAGCCCAGCGGCTGCGGACGCTCCTCCTGCACCGCAAGGCCGTCGAGACGGCGGCGGAGGCCGCGCCGCCCGAGCAGGTGATCGCCGTCGTCGACAAGAAGTGGCTGCGGTACGCGCCGTTCACGCTGTCGGGCATCGCGGTGGTCGGCGCCGCCGTCGGCACCGTCTACCACTTCGCGCACGAGCTGCACTTCGATCCGGTCCGGTTTTCGCTGGTCCAGACCGTGGTCGGACACTTCGCGGACACGCCGACCTGGGTGAGCCTGGTGCTCGCCGCCGCCGGGCTGCTGGTGCTCGTCTCGCTGCTGTCGATCGGCGGGTACGTGCTGTCGTTCTGGAACTTCCGGCTCACCCGCGAACCCGCCGGCACGCTGCACATCCGGCGCGGGCTGATCACGACGCGCTCGGTGTCGATCGAGGAGGACCGCCTGCGCGGCGTGGAGATCCGCGAGCCGCTGCCGCTGCGGCTGGCCGGCGGCGCCCGGTGCGTCGCCATCGCCGGCGGCCTGCGCGAAGGGAAGGGCGCGGACAAGAGCGGCGGCCTGCTGCTCCCGCCCGCACCGCTTGCGAAAGCGCACGAAGTCGTCGCGGAGGTGCTCGGCGAGGACCCGGCCGCGACGCCGCTGACACGCCACCCGCGCCGGGCGCTGTACCGGCGGCTCTCCCGGGCCGTCTTCGGCGTGCTGCTGCTCGCGGCGGCGCTCTACGCCCTGGCGTGGCTGGGCGACTGGCCGGACTGGCCGTGGCAGGTCGCGCTCGTGCTCGTGCCGTTCGCCGCGCTCGTCGGCTGGGACCGCTACCGCGGCCTCGGGCACGCGCTCACCGGCCGCTACCTGGTGACGCGCTCGGGTTCGCTGGACCGCGGCACCGCGGCGGTCCGCTGCGACGGCATGACCGGCGTCGTCGTCGAGCGCTCGTACTTCCAGCGCCGGGCCGGGCTGGTCACGGTGATCGCGCCGGTCGCCGCGGGCAAGGGGCACTACCGCGTGCTCGACGTCGGCGAGGCCGCCGGGCTCGCGCTGGCCGACCAGGCCGTCCCCGGCTTGCTGACGCCGTTCCTGACCGGTCAGCGGGACCGAGGTTGA
- a CDS encoding PH domain-containing protein yields MTEHTTNTAALRLRPPAHRVSRRAIGYWTAMASISWIVVIGILTAIVVTSDDPPAFLTVALVVACVVGPLHLIVMPQWRYRVHRWEVTDEAVYTQSGWLKQEWRIAPISRIQTVDIERDPGEQLFGLAKITVTTASAAGPLRISGLAHDRALALADELTKTTQALRGDAT; encoded by the coding sequence GTGACCGAACACACCACGAACACAGCGGCGTTGCGGCTACGACCGCCGGCGCACCGGGTCAGCCGGCGGGCCATCGGCTACTGGACCGCGATGGCGTCGATCTCCTGGATCGTCGTCATCGGGATCCTGACGGCCATCGTGGTGACCAGCGACGATCCGCCGGCGTTCCTCACGGTGGCACTCGTGGTCGCCTGCGTGGTGGGTCCGCTGCACCTGATCGTGATGCCGCAGTGGCGCTACCGCGTGCACCGCTGGGAGGTCACCGACGAGGCCGTCTACACGCAGTCCGGCTGGCTGAAGCAGGAGTGGCGGATCGCGCCGATCTCCCGGATCCAGACCGTCGACATCGAGCGCGATCCCGGTGAGCAGCTGTTCGGGCTGGCCAAGATCACCGTGACGACGGCGTCCGCGGCGGGCCCGCTGCGCATCTCGGGCCTGGCGCACGACCGCGCGCTCGCGCTGGCCGACGAGCTGACCAAGACGACCCAGGCGCTCCGAGGGGACGCGACGTGA